In Clostridium swellfunianum, a genomic segment contains:
- a CDS encoding response regulator transcription factor, whose translation MYQILMVDDESIILSGIKFLINWEENNCVIAGTARNGQEALEKINSLSPDIVFCDIKMPVINGIELLKHVSRQRPDIVFIMLTNLEDFELARDALRHHAFDYLLKSQLEPETLKNTLINACNEREKRTKLAQVNMVESLFKTNRNQLLKDTFMRILQASQSDNASSDIAQILEDNGVRNGFGAIQIPFDFSAVSQYETFSDDERSRLFAWQTEVSQKVVKNFFEYSIIIFPNKSCTSLLVFCWDMTADEWTEKLPTFTTRLMSASANITQVKPIVLSTDYFSSVSKWPECQIQLLKLMDHYYLTDCLEGNASDIPNTEYRTLCLSGIAGRLAAEIRTKNIAGCNYILQKAMSNVRKFPHQQSQALWLCNDLYNTASDAIKTIASYTEINSPFFYSAYSHRAIDHLTTRSQVLQWLEILQNNITATLEQFSSGKSELIEKARQYVRDNVEKRIMLQDVANYICISPGYLSALFKKQYNQNFVEYVNSTKIERACQLIKEDKLMIYEISNTLGFENAYYFTKVFKRLKGMTPTEYQHKMKGGFKDNVE comes from the coding sequence ATGTATCAAATACTTATGGTTGACGATGAATCTATTATTTTGTCCGGAATCAAATTTTTAATTAACTGGGAGGAAAACAATTGCGTTATAGCTGGTACTGCGAGGAACGGCCAGGAAGCTCTGGAAAAAATCAACTCGCTTTCTCCCGATATTGTGTTTTGCGATATTAAAATGCCTGTTATTAATGGTATAGAGCTGTTGAAACACGTTTCTAGACAAAGGCCCGATATTGTTTTTATAATGCTCACAAATCTTGAAGATTTTGAACTTGCAAGGGATGCTTTGCGTCATCATGCATTCGATTACCTCTTAAAAAGTCAATTAGAGCCCGAAACTCTAAAAAATACTCTTATAAATGCATGTAATGAGCGCGAGAAGCGCACAAAACTGGCACAGGTTAACATGGTCGAAAGCCTTTTCAAAACCAACCGGAACCAATTGCTTAAGGATACATTTATGCGTATACTTCAAGCATCACAAAGCGATAATGCCTCTTCCGACATTGCTCAAATACTTGAGGATAATGGAGTACGAAACGGGTTTGGTGCGATTCAAATTCCATTTGATTTTTCTGCCGTATCCCAATATGAAACATTCTCCGATGATGAACGGTCAAGGCTTTTTGCATGGCAAACTGAAGTCTCTCAAAAGGTTGTAAAAAACTTTTTCGAATACAGCATAATAATTTTTCCCAACAAGTCCTGTACTAGTCTTCTGGTTTTCTGCTGGGATATGACTGCGGACGAATGGACGGAGAAATTACCAACTTTTACAACCCGCTTAATGAGTGCAAGTGCTAATATTACACAGGTTAAACCTATTGTACTCTCAACAGATTATTTTTCTAGCGTTTCAAAGTGGCCCGAATGCCAAATCCAGCTTTTAAAGCTAATGGATCACTATTATTTAACTGATTGCCTTGAAGGAAATGCATCAGATATCCCGAATACAGAATACCGTACTCTTTGTTTATCCGGCATTGCAGGACGTCTTGCTGCAGAGATACGTACAAAAAATATTGCAGGCTGCAACTATATACTTCAGAAAGCGATGAGCAATGTGCGCAAATTTCCGCATCAGCAAAGCCAGGCTTTATGGCTTTGCAATGATTTATACAACACTGCCTCAGATGCAATTAAAACTATTGCATCATATACAGAAATAAACTCTCCATTTTTTTACTCTGCATACAGTCATCGCGCAATTGACCATCTGACAACACGGTCTCAGGTATTGCAATGGCTTGAGATTTTACAAAACAATATCACAGCTACTTTAGAACAATTTTCCAGTGGCAAGTCGGAACTGATTGAAAAAGCACGGCAGTATGTACGGGACAATGTTGAGAAGCGTATTATGCTGCAGGACGTTGCTAATTATATTTGTATATCACCCGGATACCTTTCCGCATTGTTTAAAAAGCAATACAATCAGAATTTTGTTGAATATGTTAATTCAACAAAAATAGAACGTGCTTGTCAGCTAATTAAGGAAGACAAACTCATGATTTATGAAATATCTAACACGCTTGGCTTTGAAAATGCTTATTATTTTACAAAAGTATTTAAACGCCTAAAAGGCATGACCCCAACAGAATATCAACACAAAATGAAGGGTGGCTTTAAAGACAATGTGGAATAA
- a CDS encoding heparinase II/III domain-containing protein yields MWNKQQILAALKAQGQQLLQTELIEFSKKSHSQFTLEQLSAIEKQAKIYLSLPIPQLTYSKLRLYWDTGDRESYQALYFERRGRLFVFSALTWLNPQNEEYKNALIEIIWAVCSEPFWAMPAHFLGTDDKALPFEEYPTQLDLFACETAFALAETLELNEQLLPEMVIKMVKLQINNRVFNPFLQTNHKYRFENMKNNWSSVCASAIGGAALYLIEDTDTLAELLHRCLLCEEVYLSSFGNDGICTEGVDYWTYGFGFFVCFADLLNKRTNGALNYFKDHKVQSIARSQQLFYISGKSTISFSDGSENSHYRIGLSFYLQKHIEDVVLPPQNFAAPILEDKCYRFCLALRDLLWEGQPLTTLNDNFSAWLSNAQWFLSKKGSITLAAKAGHNGESHNHNDCGSFILYKNGVQVLCDLGFGLYDAEYFSPRRYDIFVNRSFSHNIPLIEDCEQQPGAEHSAEVLLTKFEDTKNMFYCELKCCYENENLISFKRKLIHELNTDKVIVNDIFSFKHPGIITEVFCSREPISLQDDCAILKRCGEKIVIHYDNNLFDAKIIQQEYIDHYSQEQSAWLLLLEIRNPQADICCFIEIE; encoded by the coding sequence ATGTGGAATAAACAACAAATACTAGCGGCACTTAAAGCTCAAGGTCAGCAGCTGCTTCAAACTGAGCTTATAGAATTTAGTAAAAAAAGCCATAGCCAGTTTACACTTGAACAACTATCAGCAATAGAAAAGCAGGCAAAAATTTATTTATCCCTGCCAATACCTCAGCTGACCTATTCAAAATTGCGCTTATACTGGGATACCGGAGACCGTGAATCATATCAAGCATTGTATTTTGAGAGGCGTGGACGTCTATTTGTATTTTCTGCTTTAACATGGCTAAACCCGCAAAATGAGGAATATAAAAACGCTCTTATTGAAATAATATGGGCAGTTTGCTCCGAACCATTCTGGGCTATGCCTGCACATTTTTTAGGAACAGATGACAAGGCTTTGCCGTTTGAGGAATATCCTACACAGCTGGATCTATTTGCATGTGAAACTGCATTTGCATTAGCGGAGACACTTGAACTTAATGAGCAGCTTTTACCTGAAATGGTGATTAAAATGGTAAAGCTTCAAATAAATAACCGAGTTTTTAATCCATTTTTACAAACCAATCATAAATACCGCTTTGAAAATATGAAAAACAACTGGAGCAGTGTTTGTGCCAGCGCCATCGGTGGAGCTGCACTTTATCTTATTGAGGATACAGATACTCTTGCAGAACTTTTGCACCGATGCCTTTTATGTGAAGAAGTATATCTTTCATCCTTTGGAAATGACGGAATCTGCACAGAAGGCGTTGATTACTGGACCTACGGATTTGGATTTTTCGTATGCTTTGCAGACCTTCTTAATAAACGTACCAACGGAGCACTCAATTATTTTAAGGATCATAAGGTTCAATCCATTGCGCGCTCCCAACAGCTTTTTTATATAAGCGGCAAATCCACCATCAGCTTTTCCGATGGCAGCGAGAACAGCCATTACCGTATTGGCTTATCCTTTTATTTGCAAAAACACATTGAGGATGTCGTATTGCCTCCGCAGAATTTTGCTGCGCCCATACTTGAGGATAAATGCTATCGCTTCTGCCTTGCATTGCGGGATCTTTTATGGGAAGGCCAGCCGCTTACAACCTTAAATGATAATTTTTCGGCATGGCTTAGCAATGCCCAGTGGTTTTTATCCAAAAAAGGCTCCATTACACTAGCAGCTAAAGCTGGCCATAATGGAGAAAGCCACAATCATAATGACTGCGGGTCCTTTATACTTTATAAAAATGGTGTCCAAGTTTTATGCGACCTTGGTTTCGGGCTTTATGACGCTGAGTATTTCAGCCCAAGGCGGTATGATATCTTTGTCAACCGCTCTTTCAGCCACAATATACCATTAATCGAAGACTGTGAACAACAGCCCGGAGCAGAACATAGCGCCGAAGTTTTGCTCACGAAGTTTGAAGATACTAAAAATATGTTTTACTGCGAGCTTAAATGCTGTTACGAAAATGAAAATCTTATCAGCTTCAAGCGTAAGCTAATCCATGAATTAAATACCGATAAGGTTATTGTAAATGATATATTTTCATTCAAACATCCTGGTATTATTACCGAAGTTTTTTGCTCCCGAGAGCCTATTTCCTTACAGGATGATTGTGCTATATTAAAGCGTTGTGGAGAGAAAATTGTTATACATTATGATAACAACCTATTCGATGCAAAAATAATACAGCAGGAGTATATTGATCATTATTCCCAAGAACAGTCAGCATGGCTTCTGCTACTTGAAATCCGCAATCCTCAAGCAGATATTTGCTGTTTCATTGAAATTGAATAG
- a CDS encoding sensor histidine kinase, whose amino-acid sequence MNLHSIKFKTIANTILCVLLVGVISNWLQYNYFNNIIIEKAKKMDQLNLDTVNNQIRQHISDVFNLGVLCANDDSISYASEYTSIETLSSKEAALRAQEKLTLYLRSSAAERYAAKIVVFNNSGLLLQSSTHYTGTLSDFKLITTSPAFINFTNASNNQPFIICLSQSIVHPNQQALVFISNISGPGAKKNNAYIYAEFDIEILKDVLEPFSDLQNIFISSASGKNILTFGNHPLPFEADLLKVKNGDHILYNGQNYLINLVPFEDADLVLCTYSNITALSRTDGNMLYTVIVVVITCILISIAIAIILSNYITRPINRLICRIRRISNNDFSYDPTIEQSQDEIGQIGKVVNKMAMNIDQLISETKSMYEKQKNIEISLLQSQVNPHFLYNTLDSLYWMATIQKNIGIANMTRSLVNLLRNIAKSTQDKITLGEEIQLLEDYIAIQSVRYVEVFEFLNEVPEALLEIKIIKLTLQPLVENAIFHGIEPTGKYGIIRLKAREEDGDILITVEDNGAGMTQEQCDSLLTDTSLKSNGSLNGIGVSNVHTRLQLTYGNGYGLSVVSEREKYTCVTVRIPKEV is encoded by the coding sequence ATGAATTTGCACAGCATTAAATTTAAAACTATTGCTAATACTATTTTGTGTGTTCTGCTAGTCGGTGTTATCAGCAATTGGCTGCAGTACAACTATTTTAACAATATAATTATTGAAAAAGCGAAAAAAATGGACCAGCTTAACCTTGATACTGTTAATAATCAAATACGTCAGCATATTTCCGATGTGTTTAATCTTGGAGTGCTGTGTGCAAACGATGACAGTATTTCATATGCCTCTGAATATACAAGCATCGAAACACTATCATCAAAGGAAGCCGCTCTACGGGCTCAAGAAAAGCTTACATTATATTTACGCTCCAGCGCGGCGGAACGTTATGCCGCCAAAATTGTGGTTTTTAATAACAGCGGACTATTGCTGCAGTCAAGCACCCATTATACGGGCACATTGTCGGATTTCAAATTAATCACTACTTCCCCTGCATTTATTAATTTTACAAATGCTTCAAATAATCAGCCATTTATCATATGCTTATCACAGTCTATTGTACACCCAAACCAGCAGGCACTTGTCTTTATTTCCAATATCAGTGGTCCGGGCGCAAAAAAGAACAATGCCTATATTTATGCTGAATTTGATATAGAAATTTTAAAAGATGTGCTTGAACCGTTTAGTGATTTACAAAATATATTTATATCATCAGCAAGCGGTAAAAATATATTAACCTTCGGCAATCATCCGCTCCCTTTTGAGGCAGACCTTTTAAAAGTGAAGAATGGTGATCATATACTTTATAATGGGCAAAATTACTTAATAAATTTGGTCCCCTTTGAAGATGCAGATTTGGTTTTATGCACTTATTCGAACATCACAGCATTATCTCGCACAGATGGAAATATGCTATATACTGTTATAGTTGTGGTTATCACTTGCATTTTGATTTCTATAGCAATTGCCATAATTCTATCGAACTATATCACAAGACCTATTAATCGCTTGATTTGCCGCATTCGCCGTATTTCAAACAATGACTTTTCATATGACCCTACAATCGAGCAGTCGCAGGATGAGATAGGGCAAATAGGCAAGGTGGTAAACAAAATGGCAATGAACATAGATCAGCTTATCAGCGAGACCAAAAGCATGTATGAGAAGCAGAAAAACATTGAAATATCGCTTTTGCAAAGCCAGGTTAATCCTCATTTTTTATACAACACCCTTGATTCACTGTACTGGATGGCTACTATACAAAAAAATATCGGTATCGCAAATATGACCCGAAGTCTTGTTAATCTTTTGAGAAATATTGCAAAAAGTACCCAGGACAAAATAACATTAGGCGAAGAAATACAGCTTCTTGAAGACTATATTGCAATTCAGTCTGTAAGATATGTTGAAGTCTTTGAATTTTTAAATGAAGTTCCTGAAGCTTTGCTTGAAATAAAAATTATAAAGCTCACACTTCAGCCACTGGTAGAAAATGCTATCTTTCACGGCATTGAGCCTACCGGAAAATACGGTATAATTAGGCTGAAGGCTCGAGAAGAGGATGGTGATATCCTCATAACAGTTGAAGATAATGGAGCCGGCATGACTCAGGAGCAATGCGATTCATTGCTTACAGATACTTCTTTGAAGAGTAATGGTTCCCTTAACGGCATAGGTGTGTCTAATGTCCATACTCGTTTGCAACTCACCTATGGTAATGGCTACGGTCTTTCAGTAGTAAGTGAAAGAGAGAAATATACATGCGTAACGGTGCGTATACCTAAAGAGGTGTAA